The window GACATTGATACATATGTCCAGTCATCTGCACAGAATTACTGGAGGTCCCTGCTTACCAGAATTAACAGGTTTCTGATGTAAAAGCTCATTTAAGAAGCTGTTCTTATCTTTTATATTGCGAATATCCCATATTCTGACTGTTTGGTCCACTGATGATGTGGCTAGCAACCAGTCACAGCGAGGGTTAAACTCCACATGGGTTATCTTCTTCTTATGCAGTCGCTGATTCCAAATCTGCATTTAGAAACACGAGGCTGTTCAACCAAGGGCTGGGTTCTCACTACACCAGACACTTCTGCATcagataaatttattttattccatTTGTAAAAAGATAATGATTCAACTGGCATGATCACTTTTACTAATATTTTAAATAGTCTATAATCCAATAAATGTGCATCCTGCGGATAAtcacttcatttattttctattgaCAACCCAAGATAGATGGGGAGTGCTAAAGCTAAAAGTAGTTCTTGcagttataaatattattataaatttaagTGCTGGTTGTTCTCTATTTTTGTCTTATAGAAATAATTATGCCTATGAAACATGTTCCACAATGGCCTATTAGCATAACTTGAAATATTTGGAACTATGAACACATCTAAAAGATGGCCTGCACCAGGCCAAAAGGGAAATGTAAATGGACGTGGTATGGCTGCATGTACCCTTGAGATACCATGTCCTTTATTATCCACTTTAGCTTcctggtagctcaccttgtgacCATCAGTACTCAGCAACAAAGCATTTCCCACATTGTCACCTGTCACCACAAGTTCTCTGCTGGCAGACACATCCAGGCTGCAGTACCAGaaacttttaaaagaaagaagattaaaaagaaGATTACTCGCAGGGTATATCTTCTATTGTACTCTACGGTTCCCAGAAATCAGTGAACAGCATTATAATTTAGAGAATTTAACAGTTCACAATACAAAAAAGTCtcagtatttttaaaagtttctctCACCATTCCTCTGCAGTCCTGGAGAAAACCTGAGCTGTTCCTCCAAATTCCTGCAGGCTCAATGTGCAATCTCCTGACACAGTGAAAATTCTGTTGGAGTTTGTGGGGCTGAATTTGATACATCCAATAAAATCTCCAGCTCCTTTCTGCAATATATAGGCCAATAAACATGCCCTGCATCATTTTCCAATGATGACCACATTTTATTCATCTAGGAGCTCACCATTCAATCTACTGGTAAAGGCATTGCACTATGGGCTTAATCCAGACCTCTGAATTATTGTATGACCTTGGCCTACCTGTGTGCCAactgtaaaaaacagaaaaatggaaaagtacTTAAACTCTGGTTGTCAAGTGTCTAAGGATAGTGTTcactattagaacattagaaaaccgTTAAGAGACgaaaacagaccattcagcccagcaaagctcaccaatcctatccacccagttcctccttccTAGAGTCGTactgtccatcacactacttgggaatttattccatgtgtatatggttctctgtgtgaagaaatacttcctaacatttgtgcgaAGTTTACCTTTGACAAGTTTCTGGCTGTCCTTGTTGACCTCATTTTAGAGTGACAGACAGTCTCAATCCACAGTACTAcgtaattcctttcataattttaaacacttcaatgtcACCTCTAGTTTCTGTTTACTACACTGAaatggttcaactccttcaatcctTCCTGGTAACTCATACCCTGCAgtcctggttgctcttctctgagcTTTttgcagtgctgctatgtctttttttttagctctaataccaaaactgcacacagtattccagggTCTTCACTAGTGCTtcataaagcttcagcataaccttcttggacttgtagtCTGCACATTgtgctatgtaacctaacattctgagagccttcttaatggcttgcgAACACTGCCTGGAGGTTAACAGTGACAGCTCCACTTCGACTCCTAAGTTCAAATCTaacgtttttacttcctacatgttatactttacatttactgacattaaattccatctgcccaagcctgaatGCTGCCCAAATCCCTATGTAAAGATTccatggattctagattatctgccaatccacctagcttggtatcatctgcaaatgtaaccagcttgtgtttttacatttctatcaggatcatttatatgtattaagaATAGCAGCAGTCTCAGCACTGACCTCTGAGGGactccactcttaacatcacccaattctgagaaggttccttgcaccatcactctctgcttcctgtgtttttagTCAATTTTGCATCCGTGAACTTCTGTTCTTTTAATGTGCTGCTCAACTTCTCCCTAACAATTTCTTCCACTAATTTACCTGTGACACCTATAGAAcgttactgtataaaataaagctaGTGTGTACTGTCTTACCCCTGGTATCAATGTGGTTTTGTTTAGAACCTCGTAATCCCATAAGATGATGTCACCTCCTTTTGAGCCAACAGCCACAGTGCTTGGGTGAGTTGGGTGCCATTCTAGGCAGGTTACACGACGGGTAAATGGACTAGCCACCCGGAAGAGTTTGTAAGAAGACAGCGAGCGGACGAAAGATTGTTGTAAGCACtgcagagaaaatgactttagttATTCTCCATGCCAAAGAAAGTCAACCAAGACCCAGATACTTTAGCAGTCACCCTCCAAAATGACATTTTCAGTTTACGGTCTAGCGGTCAAGTCAGTATCTGCAAAGGTTTTTATTTAATCTCAAGGCATAAACAAACCTATGTGATCATCCATAGGAGGCATTTCTTTAGCTTGCTGATTACTCACAGGTGAAATGCTACTGGGTaaataattcataattttaaaattttttttaaattcaaaattcataattttttgtggtttcaaaataatacaatgaCTCTATTCCACTTTTATATTTCCTCTCATCACCTTCATATGCATAGAGTATAACTAAAAATGAGAACTGATCATTACAAGATTCTTGACTGAAATACACAACTGTACTTTTCTGCAATGTTTACCAACAGCCAGATGCATAGCTCTTAGAACAATTGagaaattttctcttttctatatCCTATGAGAATTAAAGCTGGTTTAGGCAAGTGTTAACGTTCTTCTGATAAAACAGTTCACACCTGGCGTAGCTGGCCACTGTCATTCTGACCCAACGTCCTCTTATAGACATAATGCACAGTGTTGTTCTGTGTGGCTGGATATCGAAGCTGGACtgggtttttttttgccttttgctctTGATcacaaactgtaaaataaaacaggGAAACATTATACACCATGTTCAAAACAGATCTCCTGGGTGCACTCGGCAATCTTAAGATACTCGGAAATGCAACTGAAAACATAATGCATGCAATAAGCCAGTTTGCACCTTCTGCAGAGGTTTTATTTTCCACTGGCTTTAGTCTCTGTCTTTTTGGTGCTTGCTCTCCAGCTCCTGcatcttcttttttccttccacCCAGCTGGCGTTGCTCTGCAGTTTTACGTGGCATTTTCACTGGTTATGTTTCTTCAGCCTAAAAAGATTTGATAAGATTTGGAAAGTCTCTGCAAGCAGCTTTCTCTGCAAGTTTCCCCCCACCTGCTATAAACAAGGAAAAATAGTAATGAACGTAATCTGCTTGCAAAACCACAGAGAAACACTGCAGCGAAGATGAGTATACATATGAGAGAGTGTCAAACTTACCGTACTTCCTTAAGGGgaccagtatacagtatgtgggatCTTCTTCCAAAGGTGCCCTTTAATGAGAGACAATTCCTCTGCTCTTGTTTCTTCCCATGTTACAAAGGCATGCACATTATCTTAACTACTGACTCTCAATTGGCCCAATAGGAGTTACATTTTTGGGTTTGTGTGCATGTACACGTACACATTCACATTCTGTCCTGCTTTGATTCCGAAACTGCTGGGATTCATTTCATCCACTCTCTATAGCctaaaactaaataaactgaGGTCAGAAAATGGACTAGATGGATAATTTATTGCCTTTACTGAACTGCTTGCTTGTCAATCAGTGTCCATATTTATCATgtatctcagagtaggaaaactataATAACTCGCTCAGAAAtctcaaagtgatgcaaactTGATTCTACTCTTAGAAGTaggaacaaaaacaacattttatcaattttcctaatataGGAAGCTACTCTTAACTTCAAGATTTTGGAGAGCTCATCAGCTGTCTTAACTCGTTAGGAGGTGGCAGAGGATGGCATTTAGGCAGAGATCGGCATACACATTCTGGTAAgagcaaaatattttgaaattgtgcAACAACAATGAACTTGTGAAAGGATACCAATCTGACacagatggaataatattcataacaagcCTTATTGGTTATGTGACCACTCCATCTACGTGAAGAAGCCATGTGGTGTCAGGCAACATGAAAGTGTTGATAACATTACTTGTAAAAATGCACCTTTGCAATAGTGATGACCTCGAATATGTCACAACCaatcatttctcaaattttgcaccaaactttgaatgcccttaGAAGACACAAGGTAATACACAGATTTATATATTTCACCACCACTCcatgtgaggtaatgttaaagcaagctgcatacATGCAAACACGGCACGTACATGAAGATCATCGCCCCAAGTGTGAATGAGCATGCACAGAGCATGGCTCAGTGGAAGACAGTGGGGGACATTGGAAGAGTGAATGTGACTTAAACGCAAGAATTGCTGAGGttagtttcagtaactgttactttTATGAGGCATTTCCAATTGCCACAACAGCGGGAAGGTGATTCATCTTGAAATATGGCAGTGCATCATTCATAGTTAAATATGTGTGGCCATAATTGGGCTTTACTCATATTCAGTGTGTGCATCCTGGTCTTTCTATCTCAGgactcattacagtattattgtaCTGTATCCCTCTTCTACTACTACATTATATAGTTATTATTTTTGTGATGATGCTGGACCTTTTGTATCAGAACACTACAAAATGTCATAATGAGTGCCAATTTGTGGCTCTGGGTGTCATGCTGTCGTGACATAATTTATTCTCAAACATGAACTCCTACTCCTAGCTGTGATGGTAGCATGCTTCGTAAATACTTATTATGTCCTACTCTAAGCGAGGAAAAATTCAAATCCTAGTCACCCTTTCAGCACAATTCCTAGgtgtaattctgagatgcttgataaatatgggctcTAGTTTCCATAAGGGGGCaacgcagtgatagcgctgctgccttgcagtaaggagacctgggttcacttcccgggtccaccctgcgcggactttgcatgttctccctgtgtctgtgtgggtttcctccggatgctccggtttcctcccacagtccaaagacatgcaggttaggtggactggtgatcctaaattgtccctagtgtgtgtgtgtgtgtgtgtgccctgcagtgggttggcgccctgcctggggtttgttcctgccttgcaccctgggttaggatatagtgggatggataatggatggatggtttccatAAGAGAGAGAGTTGCAGATAAAATTATGAGCtttacatttcaatttaatttcagaTCAGGAATGATCAAACAAACAAACGGCATGTGACTTGAAATTGATTGCTCTGAAGTGTGTTAACTGTGTAATCAAAAGATTTAGACATACACAAATGTTATTACTTCAAAATGTGAGTTTTCCATTATGAAGcacaaaaaataagaatattgttttatttattaatttatttttaacaattaaaatgaaatgtttctttCTCTCAACCTCCTTATTTCACCATTAGGGTGCCTTTTTTGacttatattaatgacattgattccaaTGTAAATAGTAAACTTCACCAGTGGTATGGCAGAAtgacagacactgaggaggcagcaaatacgagaagcttcagaactgggtgaacaagAAGTTtcatgtagaaaagtgcaaactgCTACCTGTGGGCAACAGGAACGCcacttataaatacaagatgggtgaCAAAGTCCTCAAGGATGCAAActctaaaagggaaacaatgttTTCACTGTACAAGCACTGTGCAGTaggaattaaaaaggcaaataaaatgctaGATCATATCGTATGAATTGTTGCACATAAATCAAGGGTTGTtctgctcaaactatataatgcactagtaagaccgacatggagtattgtgtgcagttctggtcaccacagtacaggaaagacataacagcacttaaAACTacacagaggagagcaaccacaTGCTTCcgaggacttaaggacatgtcctactctgacacaCTCAGAGAttgaaacctgtttagtctcaagcagaggagactgcatcaGGACCTAATTgaagttttcaaaattctcagagGTACTGATAAAGTAGGTGTagtagaattctttcagcttaatagTGAATTACATACTCgatgacatcagtggaaattaagggaaggagcatttaggactgaagccagaaaacactgggatcctgaggtggctcatcgtgtggtgggtgcagcaacgcactgtatcagtgcatgctcccaacctctcctctctctccagaaatcacttctttatgcaatgagttgtgggaatctggaggaGACATTGAAACCGTTTAGCTACTAACTAAACAAACAatcttgatagactgaatggtcatctctcatttgtcaaatttcttatgttctaaagcAAGAACCGACCCAGGGCTGGGCATAAGCCCATCACTGGGCACACATATGCAGTCAATCAACTTAATTTGCATGCTTATGGCAGATGGGAGTAAACCTGGGCACATAGAGCATGTATAGTGTATGGACTTGAACTGAAGACTCTGCTAATCACTGTACCCCCATCcaattgcaattaaaaatgtctttaaagaCATCATCGCTAtattaaaatactaaataataataatattaaaactatGTAAAATGATGGCAAATGTACTCTGCCATTGACAAATGTTTTAAAGAGCATCCTGGTTGAATATTGGTTATTTTATGTATAGTGACTTTTTTAGTGAATGCAAGTGCTTTGTAAACATTTATGTATCCACGCATTCATTATGAAACCTCCAAATTCAGTTAAAAGTCGTAAGGACTTATATTTttggttacatttttatataaaacagagatctgtccatccattatcaaagcAATTCCAGCATCTGTAGCAAGACGCTAACAAAAATCAATGACGCGCTGAGAATCCGTTACTCAGCGCTCTCGCACATATAGGGACAAGGGGGAGATGACCTGACTAACGCAGCCAAAACAATCTTAAAAAGCATCCAATTTATGCATTGCATAGGTAGGGGGTTCAGGAGATCTCAATATGCAAGTCTGAATATTCGTATCCACATCTGATTGTTTGGCTGGAGCATAACGCCTATGTTAGgagaagcagaaaaatgtaaatagagCACGTAAACAGAACGTGGTTAAGAAAACGAGAAACAATTGGTCTGATTAATAAGGGGATTCAGTCTGAAAGCTAGATTAGCATAGGATTACAAAAACTTCACCACCCCAGCACCACCAATTGGAGGGTACAGAATCCAAACCACTTAACAGTAACCCGACCATTTTAATAACGTATAAGGTGAAGTGAACTTCTCGGGACTCGTGTCCAGACCGTTACCTGACTGCTCAAGGTCAGCTGCAAATTCGACCACATAACATGTGAGGAAGGAAGAACATAAATCTTCTACATGCTGTTCATCCTGTCCTTCATAAAACTATGGAGCTGTGGACACTGCCATTACCCCAAGTACGATTTCTCCCCCCACCTTATAAAATAAGGGAAGTATGCCATTGCCACCAGCCCTGGAACCCAGGAAGAGCCACATACCTGTTAATGGAGCAACTGCTCCCAGACTTGCTACTGACACAGACTCCACCTGCATATAATAGGGTTCCGCGGGTTCAGCGGCCACCCAgggtatgtttttattttggagAACGCGCGGCAGCGGCGTGCTCAGCCGGGTACTTCCGCTGTTACACAACCTTGTCGCGATGGCGTCACGAGCTAACCCCTGAGCTCTCAGCCAATAGAATCGACGCCCCAGAGCGCTAGCTAATTAACCACGCCCACCTAGTGTCGTAGCAACGCACCGATCCACCGCCTCAAAGTAGGAGTTCTGCTTCATCTTGTAACTCTGCTAATGACGTTGCTTTGGTCAATGTAAGCTCGCATAAAAAAAACCTTCAAATGATCACAATCTCTCCGTAAAACTGCATTTTATATTGGTGCTTGTACTACTTCGCAAATGCTGTACCTGCACTCCCAATTATGTGCCTAAAAGGGTTCTTCAGCATTTGTGCACTGTGGTGCAATATAAAACACTGAAGTGGCATTTGTAGTCATTTAATATACCTAATTCTCGTTTCGGTTGCTGACTGGTCAGACTTGTTTGCCAGTCATGCCATTCAGTTCTTGTAATATAAGAACCTGCTTCTAGAGTTTCAGGGGAGGAATAATTGGGAGCAAGGAGGACCTCATTGTATAGACAGAAACTGGCACGATCATAGACATGCACATAATGGTCAGTCCTCTTCAGTTCTTAACAACTCACTTGGCTGCCAACTTGAAACCCTTAATCTGCCCATGTCTAACT of the Erpetoichthys calabaricus chromosome 2, fErpCal1.3, whole genome shotgun sequence genome contains:
- the ddb2 gene encoding DNA damage-binding protein 2 isoform X2 translates to MPRKTAEQRQLGGRKKEDAGAGEQAPKRQRLKPVENKTSAEVCDQEQKAKKNPVQLRYPATQNNTVHYVYKRTLGQNDSGQLRQCLQQSFVRSLSSYKLFRVASPFTRRVTCLEWHPTHPSTVAVGSKGGDIILWDYEVLNKTTLIPGKGAGDFIGCIKFSPTNSNRIFTVSGDCTLSLQEFGGTAQVFSRTAEECFWYCSLDVSASRELVVTGDNVGNALLLSTDGHKIWNQRLHKKKITHVEFNPRCDWLLATSSVDQTVRIWDIRNIKDKNSFLNELLHQKPVNSAYFNPTDGSRLLTTDQYDEVRLYSCANWSSPQLVINHPHRQFQHLTPIKATWHPLYDLAVVGRYPTAQSSAQELRTIDMFDTSTGKLVYQLYSSRASGIVSDLIS
- the ddb2 gene encoding DNA damage-binding protein 2 isoform X1 produces the protein MPRKTAEQRQLGGRKKEDAGAGEQAPKRQRLKPVENKTSAEVCDQEQKAKKNPVQLRYPATQNNTVHYVYKRTLGQNDSGQLRQCLQQSFVRSLSSYKLFRVASPFTRRVTCLEWHPTHPSTVAVGSKGGDIILWDYEVLNKTTLIPGKGAGDFIGCIKFSPTNSNRIFTVSGDCTLSLQEFGGTAQVFSRTAEECFWYCSLDVSASRELVVTGDNVGNALLLSTDGHKIWNQRLHKKKITHVEFNPRCDWLLATSSVDQTVRIWDIRNIKDKNSFLNELLHQKPVNSAYFNPTDGSRLLTTDQYDEVRLYSCANWSSPQLVINHPHRQFQHLTPIKATWHPLYDLAVVGRYPTAQSSAQELRTIDMFDTSTGKLVYQLYSSRASGIVSLNKFNPLGDTLASGMGFNILIWSHEDVVAGKQETLLTAMQNQGLGSNVTPRRHRQSEARSAELARRMTTAGTNSKTKTKDHMNMPKGKRL